From the Puniceicoccus vermicola genome, the window AGATTGTCCCAAATATGCTCCACCCAAATACAGTAGTCGTTTTTGGTGTATTAAGCGCTAGCAGCCCAAAGAAAATAGTATTAACAATGACGTCTGTTGGCCGTGAGTAATAGGGCTCTAACAACTGAGGATTGATAATAACCGAGAGAAGCCCTGCGATAAACCAAGTTTCCTTTGTGAATAAATCACCAGTGATGTAAAAGCAGAGGCCTACAATTATCGCGAATTGAATTAAAGAAAGGGATAGCCTCCAGCGTATATTCATTTTCTTAAATTATTCACACAACGTATTAGTACTTCATTCTGAATATCCCCTCCATTCATTGACGCGTCAAGATCATTTCGGAGCAAAATGTCTTGAAACCTTATGGAATAACATTCTAGTAATTGAGATATTCATATTTCAATATCATGATTCGTCTGTCCAAAGAAACTTTTCATCGGTTTCAGATCCGATTGGGGGAGCTTGGTGTCTCCGATCGTGGGAGACTCCATTATGTGAAGTGGGTGCGGTATTACCTGGACTTTGAGGCAAAGTATGGGAGTGGGGTTCCGAAGGCGGAAATATTGCCCCAATTTCTGGCCAAGCTGAGGAGCAAGGGTCAGTCGTCTCGTCTCTGTGAGCAGGCGCGTCACGCGGTGGAGGTCTATCTTGCCATGGGTGCAGGATCGGATCGGGAAGGGGCGGAAGGTATGTCGGGCGAGACGAGGGTTGTTGAAGAGCCGTCCCCCGAGGAGGTTGAAGTGGGCGGCCCGACCGACGGGCTTTCCCGATATGGTCGTTCACCGGATTCGGGGTCGGGATCTCGCGGTGAGTGGGATCAGTTGGTGAAAATGATGGGAGGAGAGATCCAGCGGCGGAATTACTCATCAGCCACTTTGAGTAGTTATGTGGCTTGGGTGCGTCGTTTTGGTCAGTTCACGCGTTTCATGCCGACAGAGAAGGTGTCGGACGAGGAGGCCAGGGACTTTTTGACAAATTTGGCGGTGGAAGGGCGGGTGGTCGCTTCGACGCAGAATCAGGCGTTTAATGCGCTCCTGTTCCTGTTTCGCCATGTGTTGAAGCGAGACTATGAGATGGAAGACCGGGTCGTCCGCGCGAAAACCTCCAAGTATATTCCAACCGTGCTGACGAGGCCGGAGGTGGATGCAGTGCTGAGGAACCTGAAGTTCCCTTATGATTTGATCGTTTCCATGCTCTACGGCTGCGGTCTTCGCCTATCCGAGTGTCTGGAGTTGCGGGTCGGGGATCTCGATTTTTCCGAGGATTTAGTGATCGTTCATGATGGAAAGGGGCAGAAGGATCGATCCGTGCCGCTCCCGAAAAAACTGAGGCCCGAGATCGAAAGTCAGGTGCGGCGAGTTGAAAAATTGCTGAAAAAAGATTTGGAGCACCCTGATTTCGGAGGGGCTTTTATGCCGAAGACGATGGGGAGGCGACGAGCAGAGCGGGAGGCGAAGACCTTGCCTCGGCAATGGCTTTTCCCGGCCAAAGGGCTCACTCTGGTCCCCGATGAGGGAACGTATCGCCGCTACCACAATTTTAATCAATATTTGAGCAAGGCGATCTATGCTGCGGTAAAAAAAGCAAAGATTTCGAAACGGGTAACCCCTCACACCTTCCGCCACAGTTTTGCGAGTCATCTCTTGGCGGCCAACGTGGATTTGCGGACGATCCAGGAGTTATTGGGACATGCCGATATCAAGACGACGATGATCTACACCCACACGGTGAAAAGCCAAACGAAGAAAGAGAGGGTGAGCCCGCTGGATTTATAATACCGAATTTAGGAAGGTTTGATCGTTGTGATGGCTGCGGAATGGATTTGCAGCGAATTCCGCTCAGCGTAACCCGCTCAGCGGTCCGAGCCCTTATCAGGGCAGGGCTTCTCCTCAGAAGCCCTTCCATCGGGGCGGAATGAATTCCGCGGTCCGTTAAAGATCCACTGGAGCTGTGGGGCCACCGACACAGCCCCACCGACAACCGACTCACCGACAACCGATCACCGAGAACCGACTCACCGACAACCGACCACCGCCCCACCGCCCCTCGGTAAACCGACAAATACAGGCCGGGGTGGAAAAGTAGTTGTCGCCCAAGGGATTCCCGTCTATCAAAAACCGCTTTTATGTCCGCTGACCTCAAAAAGACGATCGAGGCTTTACTTTTCTCTACCTCGGAGGCTTTGCCTGTGCGCGAGTTGCACCGGGTGCTTGCGGAGGCGCATGAGCAGTCGTTGGCCGACGCGGAGAATGATCAGGGGAATTCGGAGGACGATGATTTTGGCGGGGAAGCGACGATTCCGCCGCCTCCGGGAACTTCGCGGTTGCGGGAGATCATCCGGGAGCTGCGCGATGAGTGGCGGGCTGCGGATTCGGTGTATGACGTGGCGGAAACGGCCGATGGGTTCCGGATGGTGGTGCGCCCTGTGTATGCGGATGCGGTGCGGTTGTTGCGGAAAGAGCCTCGTCCGGCGCGGCTGAGTTCGGCGGCGATGGAGACGCTCTCGATTGTGGCCTACCGGCAGCCGGTGACCCGGTCTGACATTGAGCGGATTCGCGGGGTGTCGGCAGACAGCGCCTTATCCCGACTCACGGAGCACGATTTGGTTGAGGCGAAGGGTCGGGCGGAATTGCCGGGCCGGCCTACGGTGTACGGAACGACGGAAAAGTTTTTGGATTTTTGTGGAATTCGCTCGGTGGAGGATTTGCCCTCGTCGGATGTTCTTTCGCCGGCGCGGCTTGATGCCTGGCTGAGCGAAGACGACGAAGAGAAGTCTCCCGACAATGCCGATATGGGCTTGCCGGAATCCGAGGCGGAAGCTCCGGCTTCTGAGGGGGAGTCGGCCGAAGAAATTCGCGTGGAGGATGAAACGGAGGAAGTGAAGTGAGCGAGGCTCTCAATGAATTGCGGAAACGGATTAACCAGATCGATCAGGATCTCGTGGCGCTTTTGGATGAGCGGGTAAATCTGGCCTCAGAGATCGGGAAAACGAAGGTTCGCGACGGGGTGCCGTTTTTCGATCCTTCCCGAGAGGAGGAAGTGCTGGAGCGGGTGTCCTCGAATAGCGATGGTTCCTTTCCCCAATCGGCCCTGCGGCGGATTTTTCGCGAAATCATTTCGGCCTCGATCTCGCTGCAAAAGCAGTTGGTGATCGGCTTTCTGGGGCCGGAGGCGACGTTTACGCATCAGGCTGCGCGGGAGTGCTTTGGCTCGAGTGTTGAGTTTCGGGCGTTTCGGACGATTCCAGAGATCTTCCGGGCCGTGGAGCGAGGAGCGGTCGATTATGGGGTGGCTCCGGTGGAGAATTCGATCCAGGGGTCGGTCTTCGCCACGC encodes:
- the scpB gene encoding SMC-Scp complex subunit ScpB: MSADLKKTIEALLFSTSEALPVRELHRVLAEAHEQSLADAENDQGNSEDDDFGGEATIPPPPGTSRLREIIRELRDEWRAADSVYDVAETADGFRMVVRPVYADAVRLLRKEPRPARLSSAAMETLSIVAYRQPVTRSDIERIRGVSADSALSRLTEHDLVEAKGRAELPGRPTVYGTTEKFLDFCGIRSVEDLPSSDVLSPARLDAWLSEDDEEKSPDNADMGLPESEAEAPASEGESAEEIRVEDETEEVK
- a CDS encoding integron integrase, with translation MIRLSKETFHRFQIRLGELGVSDRGRLHYVKWVRYYLDFEAKYGSGVPKAEILPQFLAKLRSKGQSSRLCEQARHAVEVYLAMGAGSDREGAEGMSGETRVVEEPSPEEVEVGGPTDGLSRYGRSPDSGSGSRGEWDQLVKMMGGEIQRRNYSSATLSSYVAWVRRFGQFTRFMPTEKVSDEEARDFLTNLAVEGRVVASTQNQAFNALLFLFRHVLKRDYEMEDRVVRAKTSKYIPTVLTRPEVDAVLRNLKFPYDLIVSMLYGCGLRLSECLELRVGDLDFSEDLVIVHDGKGQKDRSVPLPKKLRPEIESQVRRVEKLLKKDLEHPDFGGAFMPKTMGRRRAEREAKTLPRQWLFPAKGLTLVPDEGTYRRYHNFNQYLSKAIYAAVKKAKISKRVTPHTFRHSFASHLLAANVDLRTIQELLGHADIKTTMIYTHTVKSQTKKERVSPLDL